A single Natrinema pellirubrum DSM 15624 DNA region contains:
- a CDS encoding mandelate racemase/muconate lactonizing enzyme family protein has translation MRDFSNHATDRPAGHDVAITGIESAVVDGNFEWNLVKVHTDAGVTGIGEAYRGGGVPELIEYANRFLVGENPLDVERLFRRIVQETSGHGGTTGKVVTAASGIEIALWDAAGKILDLPVYQLLGSRYRDRVRLYCDCHAGEAYAVDDGGFTEYADADAYTPEAYAAEAERVVDMGFDAIKFDLDMERDNEPDPYNGRLTNAAIDHKVSVVEAVRDAVGREIDLAFDCHWDYTVESAVRLARTLEPYDLMWLEDLVPPEETDAQREVARRTETPLATGENRFRIHELSDLLDDYAVDVITPDPTTCGGLAESKRIAQRAEERYIPFSPHNVCSPVGTMACVHLCAAVPNADVLEYHALEVDWWDDLLARKGPLIEDGYIDVPTEPGLGIELDEDVLEAHLLPGTDGFD, from the coding sequence GTGAGGGACTTCTCGAACCACGCCACGGATCGCCCGGCGGGTCACGACGTCGCGATCACCGGAATCGAATCGGCGGTCGTCGACGGAAACTTCGAGTGGAACCTCGTGAAAGTCCACACGGACGCGGGCGTGACGGGGATCGGCGAGGCCTATCGCGGTGGCGGCGTCCCGGAGCTGATCGAGTACGCGAACCGGTTTCTGGTCGGCGAGAACCCGCTGGACGTCGAACGGCTGTTCCGGCGCATCGTGCAGGAGACGTCGGGCCACGGCGGGACGACGGGAAAAGTCGTCACCGCCGCCTCGGGCATCGAGATCGCGCTCTGGGACGCCGCCGGGAAGATCCTGGACCTACCGGTCTACCAATTGCTGGGTTCGCGCTATCGCGATCGGGTCCGGCTCTACTGCGACTGCCACGCCGGCGAGGCCTACGCGGTCGACGACGGCGGGTTCACCGAGTACGCCGACGCGGACGCCTACACCCCCGAGGCCTACGCCGCCGAAGCCGAGCGCGTCGTCGACATGGGCTTCGACGCGATCAAGTTCGACCTCGACATGGAACGGGACAACGAGCCCGATCCCTATAATGGCCGGCTCACCAACGCCGCGATCGACCACAAAGTCTCGGTCGTCGAAGCCGTCCGCGACGCCGTCGGACGCGAGATCGATCTCGCCTTCGACTGCCACTGGGACTACACCGTCGAGAGCGCCGTCCGCCTCGCCCGCACACTCGAGCCCTACGACCTCATGTGGCTCGAGGACCTCGTCCCGCCGGAGGAGACCGACGCCCAGCGGGAAGTCGCCCGGCGGACCGAGACGCCGCTGGCAACGGGCGAGAACCGCTTTCGTATCCACGAACTGAGCGACCTGCTCGACGACTACGCAGTCGACGTGATCACGCCCGACCCGACCACCTGCGGCGGCCTCGCCGAGTCCAAACGGATCGCCCAGCGCGCCGAGGAGCGCTACATTCCGTTCTCGCCGCACAACGTCTGTAGCCCCGTCGGTACGATGGCCTGTGTCCACCTCTGTGCCGCCGTCCCCAACGCCGACGTGCTGGAATATCACGCCCTCGAGGTGGACTGGTGGGACGACCTGCTCGCACGCAAAGGGCCGCTCATCGAGGACGGCTACATCGACGTGCCGACCGAGCCGGGGCTGGGGATCGAACTGGACGAGGACGTTCTCGAGGCGCATCTGTTGCCCGGGACCGACGGGTTCGACTGA
- a CDS encoding PHP domain-containing protein, with protein MTYRVDPHVKVLTDRVVERAKRAGLDAIVYAPHFTRLPEVRERAAAYSDDDLLVIPAREVFTGTWRNRKHVLALGLEEPVPDFIPLETAMAEFDRQGATVLVPHPEFANVSLAEADLRRYADVIDAIEIFNPRHFPWDNRRARDLADSLSLPPFTSSYAHLPRSVGVAHTALEAAIETEADLLEAFDDGVARRVIYDDGPYRWSTTASELGNLVYENTWEKVDRLFLSGTEPTHPQHIAYDGRFDDAAVY; from the coding sequence GTGACGTACCGAGTCGACCCCCACGTGAAGGTGCTGACCGATCGCGTCGTCGAGCGGGCAAAACGGGCCGGTCTCGACGCGATCGTCTACGCACCGCATTTCACACGGCTTCCGGAGGTCCGCGAGCGGGCGGCGGCCTATTCCGACGACGACTTGCTGGTGATCCCCGCCCGCGAGGTGTTCACCGGAACGTGGCGGAACCGCAAACACGTCCTCGCGCTGGGCCTCGAGGAGCCGGTTCCCGATTTCATCCCGCTCGAGACGGCGATGGCCGAGTTCGATCGCCAGGGGGCGACGGTACTCGTCCCGCATCCGGAGTTTGCGAACGTGAGCCTTGCCGAGGCGGATCTGCGCCGGTACGCCGACGTGATCGACGCCATCGAGATCTTCAACCCGCGACACTTCCCGTGGGATAACCGACGTGCCCGCGACCTCGCCGACTCCCTCTCGCTGCCACCCTTCACGTCGTCGTACGCACACCTCCCGCGGTCCGTCGGGGTCGCCCACACCGCCCTCGAGGCCGCGATCGAGACGGAAGCCGACCTCCTCGAGGCGTTCGACGACGGGGTCGCTCGCCGCGTGATCTACGACGACGGGCCGTATCGCTGGTCGACGACCGCTTCGGAACTCGGCAATCTCGTCTACGAGAACACCTGGGAGAAGGTCGACCGGCTCTTCCTCTCGGGAACCGAGCCGACCCATCCACAGCATATCGCCTACGACGGGCGGTTTGACGACGCCGCCGTCTATTAG
- a CDS encoding DUF7565 family protein: MAWECGIDGCGSVFEDVESAVVHQATEHQRRECKVCGTVVPDGYLAIRHAFTEHSRAEYVRAYGASSEAVREREELLEEIESVADMKTIANELKR, translated from the coding sequence ATGGCCTGGGAATGCGGAATCGACGGCTGTGGATCGGTCTTCGAAGACGTCGAGTCGGCCGTCGTCCATCAGGCGACGGAACACCAGCGCCGCGAGTGTAAGGTCTGTGGCACCGTCGTCCCCGACGGTTACCTCGCGATCCGACACGCCTTCACCGAACATAGCCGCGCCGAGTACGTCCGCGCCTACGGTGCCAGCTCCGAAGCGGTCCGTGAACGCGAGGAGTTGCTCGAGGAGATCGAATCGGTCGCGGACATGAAAACGATCGCGAACGAACTGAAGCGGTAA
- a CDS encoding alpha/beta hydrolase, with translation MTHEKHTDSTAGNSETTTLSRRRMLRTTAATVVAGTGLSVASGSVAADTDEIMEVDFRYGTPSIDDAPQNEDEVVFNVHGYTGSSASVSEAATFQQTARDLGYTETVTAVTWDDSGLPWSAEASARDTGDAFAAWLGDYTNANPNTTIRILGHSMGGIVQMETLAAIGGAFTVETADSIGSYEVDDAPCESGDFYDAIESSAGAVHNYYSTNDSIARLGSGPADCGGWFSDGETASNYADVDVSDAVPDHTSYKESSGCVSAIIDNY, from the coding sequence ATGACTCACGAGAAACACACGGATTCGACTGCGGGGAACAGCGAGACGACGACGCTCTCGCGGCGGCGAATGCTGCGGACGACGGCGGCAACGGTCGTCGCCGGGACCGGGTTGAGCGTCGCGTCGGGGTCGGTCGCGGCCGACACCGACGAGATCATGGAGGTCGACTTCCGGTATGGGACGCCCAGCATCGACGATGCACCCCAGAACGAGGACGAGGTGGTGTTCAACGTCCACGGCTATACGGGATCGTCGGCCAGCGTCAGCGAGGCCGCGACCTTCCAACAGACCGCCAGAGATCTCGGCTATACCGAGACCGTAACTGCGGTCACGTGGGACGACAGCGGCCTCCCCTGGTCGGCCGAAGCGAGCGCTCGAGACACCGGCGACGCCTTCGCCGCTTGGCTCGGCGACTACACGAACGCGAATCCGAACACGACGATCCGCATCCTCGGCCACTCGATGGGCGGGATCGTCCAGATGGAGACGCTCGCGGCCATCGGCGGCGCGTTCACGGTCGAGACGGCGGACAGCATCGGCTCCTACGAGGTGGACGACGCCCCCTGTGAGAGCGGGGACTTCTACGATGCCATCGAGTCCTCGGCCGGCGCGGTCCACAACTACTACTCGACTAACGACAGCATCGCCCGACTCGGGAGCGGGCCGGCCGACTGCGGCGGCTGGTTCTCCGACGGGGAGACGGCGAGCAACTACGCCGATGTCGACGTGAGCGACGCCGTCCCCGACCACACCTCCTACAAGGAGAGTTCCGGCTGCGTCTCGGCGATTATCGACAACTACTGA
- a CDS encoding transcription elongation factor Spt5: MGIYAVKTTASQERTVADMIINREEPEIHAALAPDSLTSYVMVEAEGNAVLNRVLEDIPHARSIVPGESDISEVEHFLSPKPDVEGIAEGDIVELIAGPFKGEKAQVQRIDEGKDQVTVELYEATVPIPVTVRGDQIRVLDSDER; encoded by the coding sequence ATGGGGATCTACGCTGTCAAAACGACGGCGAGTCAGGAACGAACCGTCGCCGACATGATCATCAACCGCGAGGAGCCGGAGATCCACGCGGCGCTGGCCCCCGACTCGCTGACCTCCTACGTGATGGTCGAAGCCGAGGGCAACGCCGTCCTCAACCGTGTCCTCGAGGACATTCCCCACGCCCGCAGCATCGTCCCCGGCGAGTCAGACATTTCCGAAGTCGAACACTTCCTCTCGCCGAAGCCGGACGTCGAGGGGATCGCCGAGGGCGACATCGTCGAACTCATCGCCGGGCCGTTCAAAGGCGAGAAGGCACAGGTCCAGCGCATCGACGAGGGCAAGGATCAGGTGACCGTCGAACTGTACGAGGCGACGGTTCCGATTCCGGTGACGGTTCGGGGCGACCAGATTCGCGTGCTGGATTCCGACGAGCGATAG
- a CDS encoding protein translocase SEC61 complex subunit gamma: protein MDVPYDLTSYVRVLKMATTPTTEEFLQVSKIAGAGIFLVGLVGFIIGAIMLFISGGGGI, encoded by the coding sequence ATGGACGTTCCCTACGACCTCACCTCGTACGTTCGGGTGTTGAAAATGGCGACGACACCCACGACCGAGGAGTTCCTCCAAGTGTCGAAGATCGCCGGTGCGGGGATCTTCCTGGTTGGCCTCGTCGGCTTCATCATCGGCGCGATTATGCTGTTCATCTCGGGCGGTGGTGGCATCTAA
- a CDS encoding S1C family serine protease codes for MSIVGVATRVPSNERTRRRFLRTAGTISTIAALGLGGAGTGAAQDDGDSSASGNGPNVDSEYAAVYEAAIDSVVLVSVAGMGAPDGGGRGGIGTGFVLENGYVLTNNHVVEAAGEGEIELQFNNGEWRTAAVVGTDIYSDLAVLEVETVPDVADGLSLADAEPVIGQEVLAIGNPLGLDASVSQGIVSGLDRALPSPTGFSIPAAIQTDAPINPGNSGGPLVSLDNEVLGIVFAGAGQTIGFAISAQLAIRVVPALIEDGSYEHPYMGVGVQPVGPSIAEEIGLEDAIGVLVAEVVPDSPADGVLEPAATGRPGTGDVIVAIEGTSIPTQDQLSSYLALEASPDETVDVEIVRDGERETVELTLGFRPEPERQRPPIPGGPGPGERPPGPRP; via the coding sequence ATGTCGATCGTCGGGGTGGCTACCCGCGTGCCATCGAACGAACGGACGCGACGACGGTTCTTGCGGACGGCTGGAACGATCAGCACCATCGCGGCGCTGGGCCTCGGCGGGGCGGGAACCGGCGCTGCACAGGACGACGGCGACTCGAGCGCGTCGGGGAACGGTCCCAACGTCGACAGCGAGTACGCGGCGGTGTACGAGGCGGCGATCGACTCCGTCGTACTGGTGTCCGTCGCCGGGATGGGCGCGCCAGACGGTGGTGGTCGAGGCGGGATCGGTACCGGATTCGTCCTCGAGAACGGATACGTCCTGACGAACAACCACGTCGTCGAGGCTGCCGGTGAGGGTGAGATCGAACTCCAGTTCAACAACGGCGAGTGGCGGACGGCCGCCGTCGTCGGCACCGACATCTACAGCGATCTCGCCGTCCTCGAGGTCGAGACGGTCCCCGACGTTGCCGACGGCCTCTCGCTGGCCGATGCGGAGCCGGTGATCGGCCAGGAGGTACTCGCGATCGGCAATCCGTTGGGGCTCGATGCCTCCGTCTCGCAGGGGATCGTCAGCGGACTCGATCGGGCGCTCCCCAGTCCGACCGGGTTCTCGATTCCGGCCGCGATCCAGACCGACGCGCCGATCAACCCCGGTAACAGCGGCGGGCCGCTCGTGAGCCTCGACAACGAGGTACTGGGCATCGTCTTCGCCGGGGCCGGACAGACCATCGGCTTCGCGATCTCCGCGCAACTGGCGATCCGAGTCGTCCCCGCACTAATCGAGGACGGCAGCTACGAGCATCCGTACATGGGGGTCGGGGTCCAGCCGGTCGGGCCGAGCATCGCCGAGGAGATCGGTCTCGAGGACGCGATCGGCGTATTGGTCGCCGAGGTCGTCCCGGACTCCCCCGCTGACGGCGTCCTCGAGCCGGCAGCGACGGGACGGCCCGGGACCGGCGACGTGATCGTCGCCATCGAGGGGACGTCGATCCCCACGCAGGACCAACTCTCCTCGTATCTCGCGCTCGAGGCGTCGCCGGACGAGACGGTCGACGTCGAGATCGTCCGCGACGGCGAGCGGGAAACTGTCGAACTGACGCTTGGCTTCCGGCCGGAGCCGGAACGGCAGCGGCCCCCGATTCCGGGCGGTCCGGGTCCGGGCGAGCGACCGCCGGGCCCCCGGCCCTGA
- a CDS encoding mandelate racemase/muconate lactonizing enzyme family protein: MGVDYSRLHDPNAEYTMRDLSAETMGVTSERGGGRDVEITDVQTTMVDGNFPWTLVRIYTDAGIVGTGEAYWGAGAPELIERMKPFLQGENPLDIDRLTEHLVQKMSGEGSIGGVTVTAISGIEVALHDLAGKILEVPAYQLLGGKYRDEVRVYCDCHTEEEADPIACADEAERVVEELGYDALKFDLDVPSGHEKDRANRHLRAPEIEHKASIVEAVTERVGSRADVAFDCHWSFSGGSAKRLAKRLEEYDVWWLEDPVPPENHDVQREITQSTTTPITVGENVYRKHGQRRLLEEQAVDIIAPDMPKVGGMRETRKIADLADMYYVPVAMHNVASPVATVASAHVGAAISNALAVEYHSYELGWWEDLVEETVIEDGSIEIPEEPGLGVTLDMDAVAEHAVEGEVLFDEA, translated from the coding sequence ATGGGAGTCGATTACTCGAGGCTACACGACCCGAACGCCGAGTACACGATGCGGGACCTCTCGGCGGAGACGATGGGAGTCACGAGCGAGCGCGGCGGCGGGCGCGACGTCGAGATCACTGACGTCCAGACGACGATGGTCGACGGCAACTTCCCGTGGACCCTCGTGCGGATCTACACGGACGCGGGGATCGTCGGCACCGGCGAGGCCTACTGGGGGGCCGGCGCGCCGGAACTGATCGAGCGGATGAAACCCTTCCTGCAGGGGGAGAACCCACTCGATATCGATCGGCTGACCGAACACCTCGTCCAGAAGATGTCCGGCGAGGGCTCGATCGGCGGCGTCACGGTCACCGCGATTTCGGGCATCGAGGTTGCCCTGCACGATCTGGCCGGCAAGATCCTCGAGGTGCCGGCCTACCAGCTGCTGGGCGGCAAGTACCGCGACGAGGTTCGGGTTTACTGTGACTGCCATACAGAAGAGGAGGCGGATCCGATCGCCTGTGCGGACGAGGCCGAGCGCGTCGTCGAGGAATTGGGCTACGACGCCCTGAAGTTCGACCTCGACGTGCCCAGCGGCCACGAGAAAGACCGCGCGAACCGCCACCTCCGGGCCCCCGAAATCGAACACAAAGCCTCGATCGTCGAGGCGGTCACCGAGCGCGTCGGTTCCCGGGCCGACGTGGCCTTCGACTGCCACTGGAGCTTCTCCGGCGGCAGCGCCAAGCGGCTCGCGAAGCGCTTGGAGGAGTACGACGTCTGGTGGCTCGAGGACCCCGTGCCGCCGGAGAACCACGACGTGCAACGCGAAATCACGCAGTCGACGACGACGCCGATCACCGTCGGCGAGAACGTCTACCGGAAACACGGCCAGCGCCGCCTGCTCGAGGAGCAGGCGGTAGACATCATCGCGCCCGACATGCCGAAGGTCGGCGGGATGCGCGAAACCCGCAAGATCGCCGATCTGGCGGACATGTACTACGTGCCGGTCGCGATGCACAACGTCGCCTCGCCGGTCGCGACGGTCGCCAGCGCCCACGTCGGCGCGGCCATCTCGAACGCCCTGGCCGTCGAGTACCACTCCTACGAACTCGGCTGGTGGGAGGACTTGGTCGAGGAGACGGTCATCGAGGACGGCTCCATCGAAATTCCCGAGGAGCCCGGCCTGGGCGTCACGCTCGATATGGACGCCGTCGCGGAACACGCGGTCGAGGGAGAGGTTCTCTTCGACGAGGCCTGA
- a CDS encoding alanyl-tRNA editing protein: MTGQRAAAEPYATRFETEVTSIDGRRVWLERSHFFGASAGQPADRGTVSDITVTDVELVDGEQIHVLADAPSFSVGHRVLCSVDWSFRMYCMRAHTATHVLLGVADRLLEDASYAGLEIGPETVRVDLETAAMIDDERLLELDEAVNRVVWESRPVSWDDEPVSNARERDAVVFDDHADDAAVAKGRVRTVSIEDEKDRQRKGRFTATTGSPEPWDARACGGTHVRNTREIGPVTLLGTSRLDDGTTRIELAVGPAAIERRTAEKRAAFAAMEATDAALEDVPDDLE; encoded by the coding sequence ATGACCGGGCAACGGGCGGCAGCGGAGCCGTACGCGACGCGGTTCGAGACCGAGGTGACGTCGATCGACGGGCGACGGGTCTGGCTCGAGCGGAGCCACTTCTTCGGGGCGAGTGCTGGCCAACCGGCCGACAGAGGGACGGTCAGCGATATCACAGTCACCGACGTCGAACTGGTCGACGGCGAGCAGATCCACGTGCTGGCCGACGCCCCCTCGTTTTCGGTCGGCCACCGCGTTCTCTGTTCGGTCGACTGGTCCTTCCGGATGTACTGCATGCGGGCTCACACCGCCACTCACGTCCTGCTCGGGGTCGCCGACCGTCTCCTCGAGGACGCCTCGTACGCGGGCCTCGAGATCGGCCCCGAGACGGTCCGGGTCGACCTCGAGACGGCGGCGATGATCGACGACGAGCGGTTGCTGGAACTCGACGAGGCGGTCAACCGCGTGGTCTGGGAGTCCCGACCGGTGTCGTGGGACGACGAGCCGGTTTCCAACGCCCGTGAGCGTGACGCCGTCGTCTTCGACGACCACGCCGACGACGCCGCCGTGGCGAAGGGGCGCGTCCGAACCGTCTCGATCGAGGACGAGAAGGACCGCCAGCGAAAGGGCCGGTTCACCGCGACGACCGGCTCGCCGGAGCCGTGGGACGCCCGCGCCTGCGGCGGGACTCACGTCCGTAACACCCGCGAGATCGGTCCCGTCACCCTGCTCGGAACCTCGAGGCTCGACGACGGAACGACCCGGATCGAACTCGCCGTCGGACCGGCGGCGATCGAACGGCGGACGGCCGAGAAGCGGGCCGCCTTCGCCGCGATGGAAGCGACCGACGCCGCCCTCGAGGACGTACCCGACGACCTCGAGTAG
- a CDS encoding helix-turn-helix domain-containing protein has translation MAKYSTGSSGGGGGTNCELCGTESDSLTLASVAGAELEVCPDCAPHDDSTAHGGGDRKRSEQDAGSTDEPNRKRKAAQNVAKANPVWDGDSEHWESEGTNYDDDPLPYLVSDYGEALVEARREAGLQREELAEELGAPEKDILAVEQGRATQAGVGGGLIDALEERLDVTLAE, from the coding sequence ATGGCCAAATACTCGACCGGTTCGTCCGGCGGTGGCGGCGGGACGAACTGCGAACTCTGTGGTACCGAGAGCGACTCGCTGACGCTCGCGTCGGTCGCCGGCGCGGAACTCGAGGTCTGTCCGGACTGCGCGCCACACGACGATTCGACGGCCCACGGCGGGGGAGACCGAAAGCGAAGCGAGCAGGACGCGGGCTCGACCGACGAACCGAACCGCAAGCGGAAGGCGGCCCAGAACGTCGCGAAGGCCAACCCGGTCTGGGACGGCGACTCCGAACACTGGGAGAGCGAGGGCACCAACTACGACGACGACCCCCTGCCCTACCTCGTCTCGGACTACGGCGAGGCCCTCGTCGAGGCTCGACGGGAGGCCGGCCTCCAGCGCGAGGAACTCGCCGAGGAACTCGGCGCACCCGAGAAAGACATCCTCGCGGTCGAACAGGGTCGAGCGACCCAGGCCGGCGTCGGCGGCGGCCTGATCGATGCCCTCGAGGAGCGACTGGACGTGACGCTCGCGGAGTGA
- a CDS encoding J domain-containing protein, which produces MTEDFYDLLEISPDADQDEIKDAYREQVRVYHPDVNDDDRAQAQFTAVKTAYDILGDPVERQAYDRLGHEDYVAKRTSGLPSPDVWQSDDGDDEGTEVSYSESETASASASAAGASAAGSASSSAGTSSRGSTSTSSAGTSATGSAAGTGGATSSAGASAAGATADASSATATGTATGTGGGTGSGTSSRTGGSDDTAGSTDRSRTTDSDDGSTANPIARWWRRQNFSLPLLWLSVIVYAAGLVQFALANEGALRSLRAELAGIGADPQGLWTALSADRGGVETTVAFMRGLEVVTPPLERPLWYGALAGVVVLAFLGLLVSRVVRREETWGPVTIDETIVVALSVAVPTTLIGGPLLAGAVLMPLLFGVVVRHTRRGPGWTPSYLYVLPVLAPLAAVGAAAAGVASLPLDIAAVVVLPLLGGLGLPLRATIRKRFGR; this is translated from the coding sequence ATGACAGAGGACTTCTACGATCTGCTCGAGATCTCGCCCGACGCCGATCAGGACGAGATCAAGGACGCCTACCGCGAGCAGGTCCGTGTCTATCATCCTGACGTGAACGACGACGACCGCGCACAGGCGCAGTTCACCGCAGTCAAGACCGCCTACGACATCCTCGGCGATCCCGTCGAACGACAGGCCTACGACCGACTGGGCCACGAGGACTACGTCGCCAAACGGACCAGTGGCCTCCCCTCACCCGACGTCTGGCAGAGCGACGACGGCGACGACGAGGGAACGGAGGTGAGCTACTCGGAGTCGGAGACGGCCTCCGCGTCGGCATCGGCCGCCGGCGCGTCGGCGGCCGGCTCCGCGAGCAGTAGCGCCGGGACCTCGAGTCGCGGTTCGACGTCGACCTCGAGCGCCGGTACGAGCGCAACCGGCTCGGCCGCCGGAACCGGTGGCGCGACCTCGAGCGCGGGCGCGTCGGCTGCCGGCGCGACCGCCGACGCCTCGAGTGCGACCGCCACCGGAACCGCGACGGGGACCGGCGGCGGGACGGGCTCGGGAACGAGCAGTCGGACCGGCGGGTCGGATGATACTGCCGGCAGTACCGATCGATCGCGGACGACCGACAGTGACGACGGGTCGACAGCCAATCCGATCGCCCGCTGGTGGCGGCGACAGAACTTCTCGCTGCCGCTGCTCTGGCTGTCGGTGATCGTCTACGCCGCCGGCCTCGTCCAGTTCGCGCTCGCGAACGAGGGTGCGCTTCGCTCGCTCCGGGCCGAACTGGCCGGGATCGGTGCCGACCCGCAAGGGCTCTGGACCGCGCTCTCGGCCGACCGTGGGGGCGTCGAGACGACCGTCGCGTTCATGCGCGGACTCGAGGTCGTGACCCCGCCCCTCGAGCGGCCGCTGTGGTACGGCGCGCTGGCGGGTGTCGTCGTCCTCGCGTTCCTCGGTCTGCTCGTCTCCCGGGTCGTCCGCCGGGAGGAGACCTGGGGGCCGGTGACGATCGACGAGACGATCGTCGTCGCGCTGTCGGTGGCGGTGCCGACGACGCTGATCGGCGGCCCGCTGCTTGCCGGTGCGGTCCTCATGCCGCTGCTGTTCGGCGTCGTCGTCCGACACACGCGACGCGGCCCGGGGTGGACGCCGTCGTATCTCTACGTCCTCCCGGTGCTTGCCCCGCTCGCGGCCGTCGGCGCGGCGGCAGCGGGCGTCGCCAGCCTCCCGCTCGACATCGCGGCGGTCGTCGTCCTGCCGTTGCTCGGCGGGCTGGGGCTGCCGTTGCGAGCGACGATCAGGAAACGGTTCGGGCGCTGA